A stretch of Haemophilus influenzae DNA encodes these proteins:
- a CDS encoding Crp/Fnr family transcriptional regulator: MFTLSYYLPQNLNKCIISESKTLEKNSLIYAQGEKPKEFYFLKQGLVGLYHSLENGKETLTRLYHANEYFGFRTIFSETSYHCSAKVLMEADIVRIFPGNHANFIANNPDFSCYLMKQLSNELYDAEHRISNTAYKRSYERIIDAIENLTESYPDYPWTYREVAEFCGCETETAIRISRELKKQGILDKNTRHLRICS, translated from the coding sequence ATGTTTACATTGTCCTATTATCTACCACAAAACTTAAATAAATGTATTATTTCTGAGAGTAAAACTCTAGAAAAAAACAGCTTAATTTATGCACAAGGCGAGAAGCCTAAAGAATTTTATTTTTTAAAACAAGGGCTAGTTGGTCTGTATCATAGTCTGGAAAATGGCAAAGAAACATTGACTCGACTTTATCACGCTAATGAATATTTTGGTTTTCGTACTATTTTTAGTGAAACATCTTATCATTGCAGTGCAAAAGTATTAATGGAAGCCGATATAGTTAGAATATTTCCTGGTAATCACGCAAATTTTATTGCAAATAACCCTGATTTTTCTTGTTATCTTATGAAACAACTTTCTAATGAATTATATGATGCAGAACACCGAATAAGTAATACAGCTTATAAGCGTAGTTACGAACGTATTATTGATGCCATTGAAAATTTAACTGAAAGTTATCCCGATTATCCTTGGACCTACCGAGAAGTAGCGGAATTTTGTGGATGTGAAACTGAAACCGCAATTCGTATTAGTAGAGAGCTTAAAAAACAAGGAATTTTAGATAAAAATACACGACATCTACGAATATGCTCTTAA
- the frr gene encoding ribosome recycling factor, whose product MLNQIKKDAQDRMEKSLEALKGHISKIRTGRAQPSLLDAIQVEYYGAATPLRQLANVVAEDARTLAVTVFDRSLISAVEKAILTSDLGLNPSSAGTTIRVPLPPLTEERRRDLIKIVKGEGEQGKVAIRNVRRDANDKIKALLKDKEISENEQHKAEEEIQKITDIYIKKVDEVLADKEKELMDF is encoded by the coding sequence ATGCTTAACCAAATTAAAAAAGATGCTCAAGATCGTATGGAAAAAAGCCTTGAAGCATTAAAAGGTCATATTTCAAAAATTCGTACTGGTCGTGCTCAACCGAGTTTACTTGATGCAATTCAAGTTGAATATTACGGTGCGGCGACCCCACTTCGCCAATTAGCAAACGTAGTGGCAGAAGATGCGCGTACTTTAGCCGTAACTGTTTTTGATCGTTCTTTAATCTCTGCGGTAGAAAAAGCAATTTTAACCTCAGATTTAGGTTTAAACCCATCTTCAGCGGGTACCACAATCCGTGTTCCGCTTCCGCCATTAACAGAAGAACGTCGTCGCGATTTAATCAAGATCGTAAAAGGCGAAGGTGAACAAGGTAAAGTTGCGATTCGTAATGTGCGTCGTGATGCGAATGATAAAATCAAAGCATTATTAAAAGACAAAGAAATCAGCGAAAACGAACAACATAAAGCAGAAGAAGAAATCCAAAAAATCACAGATATTTACATTAAAAAAGTAGATGAAGTATTAGCGGATAAAGAAAAAGAATTAATGGATTTCTAA
- a CDS encoding sulfite exporter TauE/SafE family protein: MAFSTIFILLICGICTNMVSAIFGIGGGVLMVPILRTLFPALPIQVISATSLTIVMCTALINLLFFHKQKIKIDYINMILWSIAMVIGVQIGFELSFYFSTAIISLIFTVSLSALAIKTFLNRSRIQIEVFNMSPIERAKGSISFCGGGLIAGITGIGGGSILAPLVGQLKGVKTQQIAVYTNYMMIIGGIGNLYGYLTRAFPYDISLSGQLGYVNFLVVGVVTLGSFGMSFFSMKLRGLMNPVLTRKLLAIILFCIAAYMCILEFVFH, encoded by the coding sequence ATGGCGTTTAGTACAATTTTTATCTTACTGATTTGCGGTATTTGTACCAATATGGTTTCTGCTATTTTTGGTATTGGCGGTGGGGTATTGATGGTGCCAATTTTACGTACATTGTTTCCTGCGTTACCGATTCAAGTTATTTCAGCTACGTCACTCACCATTGTGATGTGTACCGCATTGATTAATTTATTATTTTTCCATAAGCAAAAAATTAAAATTGATTATATCAATATGATTTTATGGTCTATTGCTATGGTGATTGGGGTGCAAATTGGTTTTGAATTAAGTTTTTATTTTTCTACAGCGATAATTAGTTTAATTTTTACGGTTAGTTTAAGTGCACTAGCGATTAAAACATTTTTGAACAGATCGAGAATACAAATAGAAGTGTTTAATATGTCTCCTATAGAACGAGCTAAAGGTAGTATTAGTTTTTGTGGAGGAGGCTTAATTGCGGGTATTACAGGTATTGGAGGCGGTTCTATTCTTGCGCCCCTTGTCGGGCAATTAAAGGGGGTAAAAACGCAACAAATTGCCGTTTATACGAACTATATGATGATTATTGGTGGTATTGGTAATCTATACGGCTATCTCACTAGAGCTTTTCCCTATGATATCAGCCTAAGTGGCCAACTAGGATATGTAAACTTTCTTGTAGTTGGTGTCGTTACCTTGGGTTCATTTGGAATGAGTTTCTTCTCAATGAAATTGCGTGGATTAATGAATCCAGTTTTAACAAGAAAATTATTGGCGATTATTTTATTTTGTATTGCAGCCTATATGTGCATTTTGGAATTTGTATTCCATTAA
- the ispC gene encoding 1-deoxy-D-xylulose-5-phosphate reductoisomerase, with protein MQKQNIVILGSTGSIGKSTLSVIENNPQKYHAFALVGGKNVEAMFEQCIKFRPHFAALDDVNAAKILREKLIAHHIPTKVLAGRRAICELAAHPDADQIMASIVGAAGLLPTLSAVKAGKRVLLANKESLVTCGQLFIDAVKNYGSKLLPVDSEHNAIFQSLPPEAQEKIGFCPLSELGVSKIILTGSGGPFRYTPLEQFTNITPEQAVAHPNWSMGKKISVDSATMMNKGLEYIEARWLFNASAEEMEVIIHPQSIIHSMVRYVDGSVIAQMGNPDMRTPIAETMAYPHRTFAGVEPLDFFKIKELTFIEPDFNRYPNLKLAIDAFAAGQYATTAMNAANEIAVQAFLDRQISFMDIAKINSKTIERISPYTIQNIDDVLEIDAQAREIAKTLIRE; from the coding sequence ATGCAAAAACAAAACATTGTCATTCTTGGTTCAACGGGATCAATCGGTAAGAGTACCCTTTCTGTTATCGAAAATAACCCTCAGAAATATCATGCATTTGCACTCGTCGGCGGAAAAAATGTAGAAGCAATGTTTGAACAATGTATCAAATTCCGACCGCACTTTGCGGCTCTTGATGATGTAAATGCGGCTAAAATTTTACGTGAAAAATTAATTGCGCATCATATTCCAACGAAAGTATTAGCAGGACGACGAGCTATTTGCGAACTCGCAGCACACCCAGATGCCGATCAGATAATGGCGTCGATTGTTGGTGCAGCAGGATTGTTACCGACTCTTTCAGCGGTTAAAGCAGGTAAACGGGTATTACTGGCAAATAAAGAATCACTGGTAACCTGCGGACAGCTTTTTATTGATGCCGTAAAAAACTATGGCTCGAAGCTTTTACCAGTAGATAGTGAACATAATGCTATCTTTCAATCATTACCGCCAGAAGCACAAGAAAAAATCGGTTTTTGCCCACTTTCTGAATTAGGTGTAAGTAAAATTATACTCACTGGTTCTGGCGGACCATTCCGTTACACGCCACTTGAACAATTCACCAACATAACACCAGAACAAGCAGTTGCGCACCCTAATTGGTCTATGGGTAAAAAAATTTCTGTCGATTCAGCTACAATGATGAATAAAGGCTTAGAATACATTGAGGCTCGCTGGCTTTTCAATGCAAGTGCGGAAGAAATGGAAGTCATTATTCATCCACAATCAATTATTCATTCTATGGTGCGTTATGTTGATGGCTCAGTCATAGCTCAAATGGGAAATCCAGATATGCGTACACCAATTGCAGAAACTATGGCATATCCTCACCGCACTTTTGCTGGAGTAGAACCACTCGATTTCTTTAAAATCAAAGAACTGACTTTTATTGAACCTGATTTTAATCGCTATCCGAATTTAAAACTGGCTATTGATGCCTTTGCTGCGGGTCAATATGCGACAACAGCAATGAATGCAGCTAATGAAATTGCCGTACAAGCATTTTTAGATCGTCAAATTAGTTTTATGGATATTGCAAAAATTAATTCGAAAACAATTGAGAGAATTTCGCCTTATACCATTCAAAATATTGATGATGTACTCGAAATTGATGCACAAGCAAGAGAGATTGCGAAAACACTAATTAGAGAATAG